A section of the Pedobacter sp. HDW13 genome encodes:
- a CDS encoding DUF4974 domain-containing protein, producing the protein MIDVQPADFQKELAWKNNVFYFNGDNIVKIAQELQSWYDLEVSFSNDIPLLQTYTGEIRRDANLSEVLNMLEFVSDLEFKVDKNKLLISKRKI; encoded by the coding sequence TTGATTGACGTACAACCGGCTGATTTTCAAAAGGAACTGGCCTGGAAAAACAATGTGTTCTATTTCAACGGCGATAATATTGTAAAGATTGCCCAGGAGTTACAATCCTGGTATGATTTGGAGGTTTCATTTTCAAATGACATTCCACTATTACAGACCTATACAGGGGAAATCCGCAGAGACGCTAATCTTTCCGAAGTGTTGAACATGTTGGAATTTGTAAGTGACCTGGAATTTAAAGTAGATAAAAATAAGTTGTTAATCTCTAAACGAAAAATATGA
- a CDS encoding substrate import-associated zinc metallohydrolase lipoprotein, with protein sequence MKKYYIPLFLSLIISAAGCRKAEKIDFQFNKDLDYVPIELDNWLSGNFTNPYNMEIVYRFDRYKMGELKQNLSPAKEEKVKEQMEMIRNGFIVPFEKAAGSVFAKTYFPKEWVLSGSYAVTSDGRILALSSGGRSITIYEVNTADTTNAEVTRAKLKTVHHEYAHTLTQIIRIPREFESISEANYSADWRSSFTYPDAINDAQGFVSRYSRANVMEDFAETAGFLLVYGQLWYDTRAGKIPASGYDILKKKEAALVKFYRDSYGVDFRRVQREMAQAMYTRFNDKQKQSFAYWFFDQATFTYTLPYNTAVSSADLKTKVNNFITKAPLAANTQFDKYVVKDLTFLFTPGALIPNSNAKQGDLIIRVGYQRNTAPVAYADYTFKYLTNPANNTVKFDKSTQGTDVNQNANAKLFMTPFMDEIASYFTSGNFVPEWSIDAPSRTRLDEFFFDFGGFYKEADKGSYINFPLQRARK encoded by the coding sequence ATGAAAAAATATTATATACCGCTTTTTTTGTCACTTATCATTAGCGCTGCAGGCTGCAGAAAAGCTGAAAAAATTGATTTTCAATTCAATAAAGATTTGGACTATGTCCCTATTGAATTAGATAATTGGCTATCGGGGAATTTCACCAATCCTTATAACATGGAGATCGTCTATCGGTTTGACCGGTATAAAATGGGGGAATTAAAACAAAATTTATCCCCTGCAAAGGAAGAGAAAGTGAAGGAGCAAATGGAGATGATCAGGAATGGATTCATTGTTCCCTTTGAAAAAGCTGCAGGTTCGGTTTTTGCGAAAACTTATTTTCCTAAAGAATGGGTCTTATCTGGTTCCTATGCGGTCACCTCAGATGGGCGTATATTAGCCCTTTCTTCCGGGGGACGCAGTATTACTATATATGAAGTAAACACTGCTGATACGACAAATGCTGAGGTAACCCGGGCGAAGTTAAAGACTGTTCATCATGAGTATGCCCATACCCTGACACAGATTATTCGTATCCCGCGCGAGTTTGAATCCATCTCCGAGGCAAACTATTCTGCAGATTGGCGCAGTAGTTTTACCTATCCTGATGCAATAAATGATGCACAGGGCTTTGTATCACGCTATTCAAGGGCCAATGTAATGGAAGATTTTGCGGAGACTGCTGGATTTCTATTGGTATATGGACAGCTCTGGTATGATACCCGCGCTGGAAAAATACCTGCTTCAGGTTATGATATCCTGAAGAAAAAAGAAGCTGCATTAGTCAAATTCTACAGGGATAGTTATGGGGTAGATTTCAGAAGGGTACAACGTGAAATGGCACAGGCCATGTATACCCGCTTTAACGATAAGCAAAAGCAGTCTTTTGCCTACTGGTTTTTTGATCAGGCTACCTTCACTTACACCTTGCCCTACAACACAGCGGTGAGTTCAGCGGATTTAAAAACGAAGGTAAACAATTTCATTACCAAGGCGCCCTTGGCAGCCAATACCCAATTCGACAAGTATGTTGTAAAAGATCTGACTTTCCTATTTACACCCGGAGCTTTAATTCCAAATAGTAATGCCAAACAAGGGGATTTGATTATCAGGGTTGGTTATCAGCGTAATACGGCCCCAGTAGCCTATGCCGATTATACGTTTAAATATTTAACAAACCCGGCAAACAACACGGTTAAATTTGATAAATCTACTCAAGGTACGGATGTAAACCAAAATGCGAACGCAAAATTGTTTATGACCCCTTTTATGGACGAAATAGCCAGCTATTTCACCAGTGGGAACTTTGTCCCGGAATGGTCTATAGATGCCCCTTCCCGAACAAGATTAGATGAATTCTTTTTTGATTTTGGTGGTTTCTATAAAGAAGCAGATAAGGGTAGTTATATCAATTTCCCCTTACAAAGAGCGAGAAAATAG
- a CDS encoding DUF4302 domain-containing protein, with product MKKLNKLLFLGVLLFFGCRREDIDLVFDKTPDQRMGELQKEVKQQLVEAKYGWRVLSSTLTKGTYGFYMDFDAEGKADRVRMVSDIDNVSSKVVRTSGYRVKLINAPMLSFETYTYIHQLADPDPGVIGGEYGDGLKADIEFELQRTTQDSLFFKGRKFRSDMILIRASQEEQRVYLSGNFLSVINEVKSIFANNQISLFDHAGVTYQLTINSDSRTLGIMSYVNDKIVTTNDLFSYTADGLQIGKGIPLLNGDVIAKILLLGGKLYAITGKGDKHEIRGSQTPLLPLADMMGSMYARVFSPFRVQYPGTNAAGANILYQVHRQIPDPPVAGGASKIDLDLQWDTANKYIYLQGYMYYSATPTMTRYRYNYTYDKTTGLFKLSNKVVQSTGFASVGLMDTFLLNNEFKLEYYFDSGNAYGRIVSKDGNVTMTLMPLK from the coding sequence ATGAAAAAATTAAATAAACTTTTGTTTCTGGGTGTATTATTGTTCTTCGGTTGCCGTCGGGAGGATATTGACTTAGTTTTTGATAAAACGCCTGACCAGCGTATGGGGGAGTTACAAAAAGAAGTTAAACAGCAGTTGGTGGAAGCAAAATATGGTTGGCGGGTGCTTAGCTCAACCTTGACCAAAGGGACATATGGATTTTATATGGATTTTGATGCAGAGGGGAAGGCAGATCGTGTCCGTATGGTTTCCGACATTGACAACGTGTCAAGTAAGGTAGTACGCACTTCTGGTTACCGCGTGAAATTGATTAACGCTCCCATGCTTTCTTTCGAGACATACACCTACATCCATCAACTTGCAGATCCTGACCCTGGTGTAATTGGCGGTGAATATGGGGATGGCTTAAAAGCGGATATTGAGTTTGAACTGCAGCGCACAACTCAAGACTCTTTGTTCTTCAAAGGTCGTAAATTCCGTAGTGATATGATATTAATCCGTGCGAGCCAGGAAGAGCAGCGGGTGTATCTCTCTGGTAATTTCCTGAGCGTGATAAATGAGGTAAAAAGCATATTTGCAAACAATCAAATCTCCTTATTCGACCACGCAGGTGTGACCTACCAGCTGACAATCAACTCCGATTCACGCACACTAGGTATCATGAGTTATGTTAATGATAAAATAGTAACAACCAATGATTTATTTTCTTATACCGCTGACGGGCTTCAAATAGGTAAAGGCATACCATTATTAAATGGAGATGTCATTGCTAAAATTTTACTCCTCGGAGGTAAATTGTATGCAATTACTGGCAAAGGGGACAAACATGAAATCCGGGGTTCCCAAACACCCTTATTGCCACTGGCAGACATGATGGGTAGCATGTATGCCAGAGTATTCTCTCCATTCAGGGTGCAGTACCCTGGGACCAACGCTGCTGGCGCAAATATTCTATATCAGGTACATAGGCAGATCCCAGATCCACCAGTAGCAGGTGGTGCTTCAAAAATTGACCTGGATTTGCAATGGGACACAGCAAATAAATACATTTACCTACAAGGCTATATGTATTATTCTGCTACACCTACGATGACGCGATACCGGTATAATTATACGTATGATAAAACAACAGGCTTATTCAAACTGAGCAATAAGGTGGTACAGTCTACAGGGTTTGCTTCTGTAGGATTAATGGACACTTTCCTTTTGAATAATGAATTCAAATTAGAATACTATTTTGACAGTGGAAATGCTTACGGACGAATAGTAAGTAAGGACGGGAATGTTACTATGACTTTGATGCCCCTTAAATAA
- a CDS encoding thioredoxin fold domain-containing protein, translating into MNSRNWKALLLGFCIIVCGFESKSQGINFQHNLEEAIGQAKKEKKMIFVDFYTSWCAPCKVMSDEIFPKKEVGDFYNQMFVNVKIQCDDKGYGLALGKHYKVQAYPTLMFLDTAGNTVHSIAGGLDVQGFIQLGKTALDPNKNQLVLVKEWDSGNRTQAFMTKYFKTLVQSYRSDKAIYDFEKYFASLSGKQKASTNTFELMQIVKSVPFSAPFEYMEMNKVDYYKQLGKKKIDSTIAASYLWYFKNLQASGFSNKDLSDFKNKMKLFRSKKYPFYDEYAAFYQVFDSYDAQGKDDIKLYIARGNDFLTKYGLNNDAYTTSLTHVLGNLTSAKDEGAAGITWMESLLKRKQDPKYLNTYFYILWRNSRWDQALEVGQQIRDNQIKADRSTLDIDKQIKMVSEQKSKHVK; encoded by the coding sequence ATGAACAGCAGAAACTGGAAAGCCCTTTTACTAGGGTTTTGTATAATCGTATGTGGATTTGAAAGCAAATCTCAAGGAATTAATTTCCAACATAACCTGGAGGAGGCCATCGGGCAAGCTAAAAAGGAGAAAAAAATGATTTTTGTAGATTTTTATACCTCCTGGTGTGCACCTTGTAAAGTAATGTCTGATGAAATTTTCCCTAAGAAAGAAGTGGGTGATTTTTATAATCAAATGTTTGTTAACGTTAAGATTCAATGTGATGACAAAGGATATGGCTTAGCGTTAGGTAAGCACTACAAAGTACAGGCATATCCCACTTTAATGTTTTTGGATACAGCAGGTAATACTGTTCATTCTATTGCTGGTGGACTAGATGTGCAGGGCTTTATTCAATTGGGTAAAACAGCTTTAGATCCTAATAAAAATCAATTGGTATTGGTCAAGGAGTGGGATTCTGGCAATCGCACACAAGCCTTCATGACTAAATATTTCAAGACACTGGTTCAATCCTACCGCTCAGATAAGGCGATATATGATTTTGAAAAATATTTTGCATCACTTTCCGGGAAACAGAAGGCCTCAACCAATACGTTTGAGCTGATGCAGATAGTTAAGAGTGTACCCTTTTCTGCTCCATTCGAATATATGGAGATGAATAAGGTGGATTATTATAAGCAACTAGGAAAGAAAAAGATAGACAGTACGATTGCGGCTTCCTATCTCTGGTACTTTAAAAATTTGCAGGCTTCCGGGTTTAGCAATAAGGATCTCAGTGACTTCAAAAATAAAATGAAGCTATTTAGGAGCAAAAAATATCCTTTCTACGATGAGTATGCTGCTTTTTACCAGGTTTTTGATTCCTATGATGCTCAAGGTAAGGATGATATTAAATTGTATATAGCAAGAGGAAATGATTTTTTGACGAAATATGGGTTGAATAATGATGCCTATACTACTTCCTTAACCCATGTACTGGGAAATTTGACCTCCGCTAAAGATGAGGGGGCTGCAGGTATTACCTGGATGGAGTCGCTACTTAAACGCAAGCAAGACCCAAAATATTTAAACACCTATTTCTATATCTTATGGCGTAATTCGCGCTGGGATCAGGCTCTTGAAGTAGGTCAGCAGATCAGGGACAACCAAATCAAGGCTGATCGTTCTACTTTAGATATTGACAAGCAGATAAAAATGGTTAGTGAGCAAAAATCAAAGCATGTTAAATAA
- a CDS encoding sigma-70 family RNA polymerase sigma factor, protein MSSQTDKILFVKNYKALCYFAWEMVNDTDLAEDLVQDAYVSFLKHKQSISSDEQAIKSFLYSAIRNAVYNLNRKSKTVQKYFQRQNFSDIDEPDYEHMVIRAEFMSEVNMIVAGLPEACRKIFKLSYLEGLSNQEISDQLSLSINTIKTQKQRALRVLKQKIRPEFYVVFTMLFFR, encoded by the coding sequence ATGTCTTCCCAGACTGATAAAATTTTATTCGTAAAGAACTATAAAGCATTGTGCTATTTTGCCTGGGAAATGGTAAATGATACCGATCTTGCTGAAGATTTGGTTCAGGATGCTTATGTCAGTTTTTTAAAGCATAAACAATCTATTTCCAGCGATGAACAAGCTATCAAATCCTTCCTGTATTCGGCTATACGTAATGCTGTTTACAATCTGAACCGTAAATCCAAAACGGTACAAAAATATTTTCAAAGGCAGAACTTTTCGGATATAGATGAACCCGATTACGAACACATGGTCATCAGGGCAGAGTTCATGTCGGAAGTAAATATGATTGTAGCAGGGCTTCCTGAGGCCTGCCGGAAAATTTTTAAATTAAGCTATTTAGAAGGGCTCTCTAATCAGGAAATATCAGATCAGTTGTCTTTATCCATCAATACCATCAAAACCCAAAAACAGAGAGCTTTGCGTGTTTTAAAACAAAAAATACGTCCAGAGTTTTACGTGGTTTTTACGATGTTATTTTTCCGTTAA
- a CDS encoding SusC/RagA family TonB-linked outer membrane protein, whose translation MKITTALMLIFMTCAYSNGKAQRVSLSLHNAKLEEAFKEISKQTSYKFLYNDALLKNVERINLNVENEGLSQVMSKLLLNRNMVYKIIDQTISISAASGSNVSGSGIALQEPIKGVVRDEGGVLVGASIVVKGTNITTSTNSKGEFSINAPANAILIVRFIGYKPKEVAVANRKNITIQLEADNQTLNEVNVVSTGYQNIDRKLFTGSATRVNAKDIARAGVPDISRMLEGQVAGVSVQNVTGTFGAAPKIRVRGATSISGDNKPLWVIDGIVLEDIVNISNEALSTGDPNTLIGSSVAGLNPDDIESFNILKDAAATAMYGARAMNGVIIVTTKKGRNTDGAPQLNYSTTMSIYSKPRYEQFNMMNSGEQMNVLLEMERKGYLSHAASKNSKDGGVFNKMYDQMYQYDPINDSFTLRNDVASRQQFLKRYADANTDWFDVLFKNSLMQEHSLSYSSGNSKSQTYASTSFMNDAGQTVGDRVKRFTANLRTNFKLSDKFSGELLFNGSIRDQRTPGTLTRSANTSTGGFSRNFDINPYSYAMNTSRLMTPYNEDGSLEYFRRNFASFNILNELENNYIELGLNELKVQGGFKYKILPQLTYSVDGSYRYASTMRKHYVMENSNMVLAYRAHGNDPFIMENNPFLFRDPNLPTAALPFVTLPDGGFYNANSDNLKSYYVRHNLEYDAKFKGKHRLNLFGSMELRSTDRQYDNFDGVGYQYTNAGLVHPDYKYFQDAMYQNRPYFGMGYSKDRFAAMMLRAAYAFADKYSFNFTTRVDRSNMLGKTTAKSKALGWLPTWNISGAWDIDQEKFFKQDNWLIGGARIRGTYGLVANLGNARNKSVLYFNGITMRPIEADKEQYVNIGSLENADLTWEKLYEGNIGADLAMFNRKIDVTLDYYKRNIFDLIGPVTTSGLGGR comes from the coding sequence ATGAAAATAACAACAGCTTTAATGTTGATTTTTATGACCTGTGCGTATAGTAATGGAAAAGCACAGCGCGTATCCCTTTCCCTTCATAATGCCAAATTAGAAGAAGCTTTTAAAGAAATCAGTAAGCAAACCAGCTACAAGTTCCTGTACAATGATGCGTTATTGAAAAATGTTGAGCGAATTAACCTGAATGTTGAAAATGAAGGTTTATCGCAGGTCATGTCGAAATTATTATTGAACCGGAATATGGTTTATAAAATTATTGACCAGACAATTAGCATCAGTGCTGCGTCAGGCTCCAATGTATCAGGTAGTGGCATCGCTTTACAAGAGCCAATCAAAGGCGTTGTGAGAGATGAAGGAGGAGTTTTGGTTGGTGCATCAATTGTCGTTAAGGGGACAAACATTACAACCAGTACCAATTCCAAAGGTGAGTTTAGTATAAACGCACCTGCAAATGCAATTTTGATTGTACGCTTTATAGGTTATAAACCAAAGGAAGTAGCAGTTGCAAACAGGAAAAATATTACAATTCAACTGGAGGCTGATAATCAAACCTTAAATGAGGTGAATGTAGTTTCTACTGGTTATCAAAACATTGATCGTAAATTATTTACCGGTTCAGCAACCAGAGTCAATGCGAAAGATATAGCACGGGCAGGTGTCCCAGATATCTCGCGGATGTTAGAAGGTCAGGTCGCCGGAGTTTCTGTTCAGAACGTAACGGGTACCTTTGGTGCAGCCCCTAAGATACGTGTACGTGGAGCTACTTCTATTTCAGGAGATAATAAACCGTTATGGGTAATTGATGGAATTGTACTTGAAGATATTGTTAATATTTCCAATGAAGCACTTTCTACAGGTGACCCAAATACGTTAATCGGTTCTTCAGTAGCTGGATTAAATCCAGATGATATTGAATCCTTCAATATCTTAAAAGATGCAGCAGCTACAGCGATGTATGGTGCACGGGCCATGAATGGGGTAATCATCGTAACAACCAAAAAAGGGAGAAATACCGATGGGGCACCTCAGCTCAACTACAGCACAACGATGAGTATCTATAGTAAGCCCAGGTATGAGCAATTTAACATGATGAACTCAGGCGAGCAGATGAATGTGTTACTGGAGATGGAGCGAAAAGGATACCTTAGTCATGCCGCCTCTAAAAATTCCAAAGATGGGGGAGTATTTAATAAAATGTATGATCAGATGTACCAATACGATCCGATCAACGATTCGTTTACCTTACGCAATGATGTTGCAAGTAGACAGCAATTCTTAAAACGCTATGCCGATGCCAATACAGATTGGTTTGATGTATTATTTAAAAATTCCCTGATGCAGGAGCACTCATTGAGTTATTCATCGGGTAATTCCAAATCTCAAACCTATGCTTCAACCAGCTTTATGAATGATGCCGGACAGACCGTTGGTGATAGGGTGAAACGATTTACAGCGAACCTACGCACAAACTTCAAATTGAGCGACAAATTCTCTGGCGAGCTATTGTTCAATGGGTCTATTCGAGATCAGCGCACTCCAGGTACCTTGACCAGAAGTGCAAATACATCCACTGGTGGATTCTCGAGGAACTTTGATATCAATCCTTACTCTTATGCGATGAATACAAGTCGCTTAATGACGCCATATAATGAGGACGGAAGTTTAGAGTATTTCAGGCGTAATTTTGCCTCATTCAATATCCTGAATGAACTGGAAAATAATTATATCGAACTGGGATTAAATGAGCTTAAGGTACAGGGAGGTTTTAAATATAAAATACTTCCACAATTAACCTACTCTGTTGATGGTTCTTACCGTTATGCCTCCACTATGAGGAAGCACTATGTCATGGAAAATTCCAATATGGTACTGGCTTACAGGGCACATGGCAATGATCCATTTATTATGGAAAACAATCCATTCTTATTTAGGGACCCTAACTTGCCAACAGCAGCCTTGCCATTTGTCACGCTACCTGATGGTGGCTTTTATAATGCCAACAGTGATAATCTAAAGAGTTACTATGTGCGTCACAATTTGGAGTACGATGCTAAATTTAAGGGAAAACATCGCCTGAATTTATTTGGGTCGATGGAGCTACGTTCAACAGACAGGCAATATGACAATTTTGATGGAGTAGGTTATCAGTATACCAACGCAGGCCTGGTACATCCCGACTATAAATACTTTCAGGATGCGATGTACCAAAACCGGCCATACTTTGGAATGGGTTATTCAAAGGATCGCTTTGCTGCGATGATGTTGCGCGCAGCATATGCCTTTGCAGATAAATACAGTTTCAATTTCACGACTCGTGTAGACCGTTCGAATATGCTAGGCAAGACTACAGCGAAAAGTAAAGCATTAGGCTGGTTACCAACCTGGAATATTTCAGGGGCGTGGGATATCGACCAGGAAAAATTCTTTAAACAAGACAACTGGCTAATAGGTGGCGCCCGTATACGTGGTACCTATGGTTTGGTCGCCAATTTAGGAAATGCCAGAAACAAGTCCGTTTTGTATTTTAATGGCATCACCATGAGGCCCATTGAAGCCGATAAGGAACAGTATGTCAATATTGGCTCCCTGGAAAATGCCGACCTAACCTGGGAAAAACTATATGAAGGTAATATTGGAGCGGATCTGGCTATGTTCAATAGGAAAATTGATGTTACCCTGGATTATTACAAACGCAATATCTTCGACTTGATAGGGCCTGTTACAACATCTGGTTTAGGGGGCAGGTAA
- a CDS encoding RagB/SusD family nutrient uptake outer membrane protein — MNIRTLYSILGFTFLVLMTQGCKKYFQVNPDMRTEMDSADKVGQLLVTAYPSTDYFLFGETASDNATDKGPGAYATNDVARGSYYWEELTRADDSYSPSKYWLDMYKVIAAANHAIEAVDDNGFGIKGQQFKGEALICRAYAHHMLVSLFSKAYQIGGDNATYGIPYLTTPEKNAIQNYDRGTVASVYQNIEKDLLAGMKLIRGITFKSSKFHFNEQAVNAFAARFYLFKGDYDKVIQYSSAIFPENNFKQNIRPVAGAWKAIGNPNQQFGSSTANYNLLMANVFTRFAYSSGANRYGGGKLFTSMITEKNVTGKGFFQYLTSTGGDAEKPNLNKYPEYRADENYYSVQVLFSADEALMNRAEAYIYKGQYDLALKDLNDFAAVRIDAYDVSQHAITQQKVLDFYNTTDIKEGLIKTVLDFRQKAFAHEGLRWFDINRYGIEIVHKYYDSNMVETTDILKKDDPRRVFQLPESSSLSGLPKNPR, encoded by the coding sequence ATGAATATAAGAACACTATATAGCATATTGGGATTTACATTCCTTGTACTGATGACACAAGGCTGTAAGAAATATTTTCAGGTTAATCCGGATATGCGTACCGAAATGGATTCTGCCGATAAGGTGGGGCAATTACTGGTTACTGCTTACCCTTCTACAGATTACTTTCTATTTGGGGAGACTGCTTCGGATAACGCTACGGATAAAGGACCTGGAGCTTATGCAACCAATGATGTGGCACGCGGTAGCTATTATTGGGAGGAACTTACGCGGGCAGACGACTCCTATTCTCCAAGCAAATACTGGTTGGATATGTACAAAGTCATTGCAGCAGCCAATCATGCCATCGAAGCAGTGGATGACAACGGTTTTGGCATTAAAGGGCAACAGTTCAAAGGAGAAGCATTAATCTGCAGGGCATACGCACATCATATGTTGGTTTCTCTATTTTCCAAAGCTTATCAGATTGGAGGAGACAATGCTACCTACGGGATACCTTATTTGACTACACCCGAAAAAAATGCCATCCAAAACTACGACCGTGGAACGGTGGCCTCTGTTTACCAAAATATTGAGAAGGACCTTTTAGCAGGCATGAAGTTGATTCGAGGTATAACCTTCAAGTCTTCCAAATTCCATTTCAATGAGCAGGCAGTTAATGCCTTTGCTGCCCGCTTTTATCTTTTCAAAGGAGATTATGATAAAGTAATCCAATACAGCTCGGCTATTTTTCCAGAAAATAATTTCAAGCAAAATATTCGTCCGGTGGCAGGTGCATGGAAAGCAATAGGAAATCCAAACCAGCAATTTGGCAGTTCTACGGCAAATTACAATCTATTGATGGCTAATGTATTTACCAGGTTTGCATACTCATCTGGTGCAAATCGCTACGGAGGGGGTAAACTATTTACGTCCATGATTACCGAAAAAAATGTAACTGGAAAAGGGTTCTTCCAATACCTGACATCAACTGGTGGCGATGCTGAAAAACCAAACCTGAACAAATATCCGGAATATCGGGCAGACGAAAATTATTACAGTGTACAGGTATTGTTTTCAGCAGATGAAGCCCTGATGAACAGAGCTGAGGCCTATATCTACAAAGGACAGTATGATTTAGCATTGAAAGATCTAAACGATTTTGCAGCAGTACGCATTGATGCTTATGATGTGAGCCAACACGCCATTACCCAGCAAAAAGTCCTGGATTTCTATAACACCACGGACATCAAAGAAGGCCTAATTAAAACGGTATTGGATTTTAGGCAAAAAGCATTTGCTCATGAAGGTTTGCGTTGGTTTGACATCAATCGCTATGGAATTGAGATTGTGCATAAATATTATGATAGCAATATGGTTGAGACCACGGATATACTAAAAAAGGATGATCCAAGACGTGTTTTTCAATTACCGGAAAGTAGCTCCCTCTCTGGCCTACCCAAGAACCCAAGATAA